The Streptomyces sp. NBC_01363 region GATTGGTCGAGTTCACTGGAAAATCTTCTCCACGTGTAGAGGGTCGTGAATCAGCGGCGCCACCGCCGGGTGGCGACACAGGAGCAGGCCTGATCAGCCCTGGTGCTTGAGGATGTAGTCGGCAGCGTCGCCGACGGTCTTGAGGTTCTTGACGTCCTCGTCGGGGATCTTCACGTCGAAGCGCTCCTCGGCGGCGACGACGACCTCGACCATGGACAGCGAGTCGACGTCCAGGTCGTCGGTGAAGGACTTGTCCAGCTGGACGTCCTCGACCGGGATCCCGGCGATCTCGTTGACGATCTCGGCGAGACCGGTGACGATCTCTTCCTGAGTGGCGGCCATGTTGGCGCTCCTTCGGTGTTTATCTGCAGGGTTCGGACGTCCGGGCCTAAAAGGCCTGGTGTGCCTAGGGGAGGGTAACGACCGTCGCGGCGTAGACGAGACCCGCCCCGAAGCCGATGACGAGCGCGGTGTCGCCGCTCTTCGCCTGACCGGTCGCCAGAAGCCGCTCCATAGCGAGCGGAATCGAGGCGGCGGAGGTGTTGCCGGTGGTCTCCACGTCGCGCGCGACGGTGACGTTCTCCGGCAGCTTCAGGGTCTTCACCATCGAGTCGATGATCCGCATGTTTGCCTGGTGCGGAATGAAGACGTCCAGGTCTTCCGGGGCGATCCCGGCCGCGTCCAGCGCCTGCTGGGCGACCTTCGCCATCTCGAAGACGGCCCAGCGGAACACCGCCTGGCCCTCCTGCGTGATGGCCGGGAACTTCTCCGGGCGCTCGGCGTGGAACTCGTCCCACGCCACGGTCTGCTTGATGGTGTCGGACTTGTCGCCCTCGGAGCCCCAGACGGTCGGGCCTATGGCCGGCACCTTGGAGGGACCGACGACGACCGCACCGGCGCCGTCGCCGAAGAGGAAGGCCGTCGCGCGGTCCTCCTTGTCGGTGAGGTCGCTGAGCCGCTCCACGCCGATGACGAGCACGTACTCCGCCGAACCCTCGACGATCATGCCCTTGGCGAGGGTCAGCCCGTAGCCGAAGCCCGCGCAGCCGGCCGAGATGTCGAAGGCGGCGGGCTTGCCCGCGCCGACCAGGTGGGCGATCTCGGTCGCGATGGCCGGGGTCTGCTTGAAGTGCGAGACGGTGGAGACGATCACGGCGCCGATCTGATCGGGCCTGATCCCGGAGTCCGCGATGGCCTTGCCGGACGCCTCGACGGACATCGCGGCCACGGTCTCCTCCTCGGAGGCCCAGTGGCGGGTGGCGATGCCGGAGCGCGAACGGATCCACTCGTCGGACGAGTCGATCGTCTCGAGGATCACCTCGTTGGGCACGACACGGGTCGGGCGGTAGCCGCCGACACCCATGATCCGTGCGTACGGGGCGCCCTGGCTGGGCTTGATCTTCGACATTCTCTCGGGCTCCTTAGGCGCCTGCGTGCTCGGAGATGAGCGCGCGGGCCGCGTCGAGGTCGTCGGGGGTCTTGAGCGCGAGTGTCCGGACACCGGGCAGCGCGCGCTTGGCGAGACCCGTGAGGGTGCCGCCGGGGCAGGCCTCGATGAGAGCCGTGACGCCCAGCTCCTTGAAGGTCTCCATGCACAGGTCCCAGCGGACCGGGTTGGCCACCTGGCCGACCAGCCGGGAGATGACCTCGTCGCCGGTGGCGACGGCCTTCCCGTCGGCGTTCGAGACATATGTCACGGCCGGATCGGCGGGCGTCAGCTCCGCGGCGGCCTCGCGCAGCCGGTCGACGGCGGGGGCCATGTGGCTCGTGTGGAAGGCACCGGCGACCTTGAGGGGCACCACGCGGCGCACGCCCTCGGGCTTGTCCTCGACCAGCGCGGCGATCTGCGCGGCGGTGCCCGCGGCGACGATCTGACCGGCCCCGTTGACGTTCGCCGGGGTCAGCCCGAGCTTCTCCAGGTGCGCGACCGACACGTCCGGGTCCCCGCCCAGCAGCGCCGCCATGCCGGTCTCGGTGACCGCCGCGGCCTCGGCCATGGCCAGCCCACGGGTCCGCACGAGACGCAGCGCGGCCTCGTCGCCGATGACTCCGGCGAGGGCTGCGGCAGTGATCTCGCCAACGCTGTGACCTGCGACGACGTTCGGCGACGCGTCGAGCGCGGCGGCGGACAGCAGACCTGCGGCCACCAGCAGCGGCTGCGCCACCGAGGTGTCACGGATCTCATCCGCGTCGGCCTTGGTGCCGTAGTGGGTGAGGTCGAGCCCGATGGCGTCGGACCAGGCCGCGATGCGGTCGGAGGCACCGGGAAGGTCGAGCCAGGGAGTCAGGAAGCCGGGCGTCTGAGCGCCTTGGCCGGGAGCGACGAGTACGAGCACACTCACACTCTCTCTTGTGAACGGTCCGGAACACCCGTGGGGACAGGGACGAAGAACCGTATGGGGAATTGTTGATGTCCGACAAAAGTCTAGGACTGAGGATCTCTCGCGGCCAAGCGCCCCAGGATCAGGGCGATCCGCAGCGTGAACGCCGAACGAACGTCGGACGGTGACCATCCGGTGACGTCTGTCACACGTCGGAGCCGGTAGCGCACGGTGTTCGGGTGGACGAAGAGCATCCTGGCCGCGCCTTCCAGGCTGCTCGCCTGCTCCAGATACACACTCAGCGTTTCCAGGAGCGCGGAGCCCGCTTCTTCCAGCGGTCTGTAGATCTCCTCCACCAATTGGTCCCGCGCGGCGGGGTCGCCCGCCATCGCGCGCTCCGGCAGCAGATCGTCGGCGAGCACCGGCCGCGGGGCGTCCTGCCAGGCACCGCACGCCTTGAGTCCGGCGGCGGCGGCCTGCGCGGACCGGGTGGCCGCCAGCAGGTCGGGCACCACGGGTCCGGCGACGACGGGTCCCGCCGCGTACGGGCCGATCAGCGCCTTCGCGACATGCAGCGGGTTGTCGCTGCCACCCGCGATGACGACCAGGCGGTTGCCGAGCACTCCGGTCAGCACCTGGAGCTTCGCGTGCCGGGCGGCCCGCCTGATCGCCTCCACGGTCAGCTCGCTGTCGCCGTCCGGGGCGGTGCCGAGCACCACGCAGACGTGCTCGGGGGAGTTCCAGCCGAGCGCCGCGGCGCGTGACACGGCGCCCTCGTCGGCCTCGCCGGACAGCACCGCGTTCACCACGAGCGATTCCAGCCGGGCGTCCCAGGCGCCGCGCGCCTCGGCGGCCTGCGCGTACACCTGGGCGGTCGCGAACGCGATCTCCCGGGCGTAGACGAGCAGCGCCTCGCGCAGCACCGACTCGTCGCCGGGCGCGGCGACCTCCTCGATCGCGGCCTCCATGAC contains the following coding sequences:
- a CDS encoding CdaR family transcriptional regulator, producing MPRPDPEHPDANAAHLHAATLKRLEQSSGRLAANAIARMDESLPWYRAMPPENRSWIGLVAQAGIAAFTEWFRHPETPQAISTDVFGTAPRELTRAITLRQTVEMVRTTIEVMEAAIEEVAAPGDESVLREALLVYAREIAFATAQVYAQAAEARGAWDARLESLVVNAVLSGEADEGAVSRAAALGWNSPEHVCVVLGTAPDGDSELTVEAIRRAARHAKLQVLTGVLGNRLVVIAGGSDNPLHVAKALIGPYAAGPVVAGPVVPDLLAATRSAQAAAAGLKACGAWQDAPRPVLADDLLPERAMAGDPAARDQLVEEIYRPLEEAGSALLETLSVYLEQASSLEGAARMLFVHPNTVRYRLRRVTDVTGWSPSDVRSAFTLRIALILGRLAARDPQS
- a CDS encoding ACP S-malonyltransferase is translated as MLVLVAPGQGAQTPGFLTPWLDLPGASDRIAAWSDAIGLDLTHYGTKADADEIRDTSVAQPLLVAAGLLSAAALDASPNVVAGHSVGEITAAALAGVIGDEAALRLVRTRGLAMAEAAAVTETGMAALLGGDPDVSVAHLEKLGLTPANVNGAGQIVAAGTAAQIAALVEDKPEGVRRVVPLKVAGAFHTSHMAPAVDRLREAAAELTPADPAVTYVSNADGKAVATGDEVISRLVGQVANPVRWDLCMETFKELGVTALIEACPGGTLTGLAKRALPGVRTLALKTPDDLDAARALISEHAGA
- a CDS encoding ketoacyl-ACP synthase III; this translates as MSKIKPSQGAPYARIMGVGGYRPTRVVPNEVILETIDSSDEWIRSRSGIATRHWASEEETVAAMSVEASGKAIADSGIRPDQIGAVIVSTVSHFKQTPAIATEIAHLVGAGKPAAFDISAGCAGFGYGLTLAKGMIVEGSAEYVLVIGVERLSDLTDKEDRATAFLFGDGAGAVVVGPSKVPAIGPTVWGSEGDKSDTIKQTVAWDEFHAERPEKFPAITQEGQAVFRWAVFEMAKVAQQALDAAGIAPEDLDVFIPHQANMRIIDSMVKTLKLPENVTVARDVETTGNTSAASIPLAMERLLATGQAKSGDTALVIGFGAGLVYAATVVTLP
- a CDS encoding acyl carrier protein, translated to MAATQEEIVTGLAEIVNEIAGIPVEDVQLDKSFTDDLDVDSLSMVEVVVAAEERFDVKIPDEDVKNLKTVGDAADYILKHQG